The sequence GAAGTGAATTAAATCTCCTTTTCCACCTTTTGCATTAGATAAGAGGCTTATATATTCactatttaatataaattattttcagactTAAGAACAACTAACATTGAGCTGCTGGAGTTAATTTAATCCCCAAAATTACCAAGAAGGATGACCCagttgtattttttcttcatgtcCCAGCTCTGAGAGCTGGAGTCCACGAAAGTCTTTAATGCTTGCCAGGATTTCCCTCCTACTTCTTTTCTGCCTCTCCTGTACAAAAGATCTAAGAAGAAAACATCCACAATAAGATTCTTTATGACTCAAGGTGTTGTCAGATAGAAAATACCCCCCTGGTCAGGGGGACACCAAAATACCTAGGTGGAAATGAAAGTCAAACCTCCTTCTTTGTTCTCAGAGCCTATGAATTGAGGCTCTGGTCATATATATTTCTGAACCTTGAGAAAGTCTTTGATTCATCACTGCCTCAGTTCTCAAGTGGAGAATTTTGCAACATGCTCTTAATTTCTCTGGTAGTTGCCAGCAtttcaatttctcatttttataaaattgccTGTAACTTTAGCATGAGAAAaatttaaagcttatttttaaatttagaaagtaGAAGCTatccagttattttattttttttctttttaacttggcTAGCAGAAAGTTTAATATTACATTGTGAAGTTCCATTGCAGTTTTACATCTttaaatgaaagttgaaatgTAATTAAATGGAAACTGGGAGACATGAAAAGTGAAGGTAATTTGAGTTTATATGCTTACTAActagttaaaaataagaaattatttaattggTATTTATGTTAAAGAAGGACTTAGTTAACTTCTGGCTCCTCCTGTCTCTAAATGTGGCAAATATTTTGCGTTTATTTTGGTCTTCTCATCTGCTAAAAATAGTAGTTTTTGATCTATAaggtttctgttttctcaaattGTGGCTTGTCAGCCTGGTCATTTGGTAATTTAATAAATTGACAAATTGACAAGGCCAATGTATCTTaccctatttcatttatttatcttatgaCCTTACTGGTGGCCTATTTAATGAGTTTTTTTCTGGGTGATAAAAgggcaattttattattttttctcttttattttttctttagaataattGACATTGAATGCTGATCAACACGGTACAGCCAAAGACAGCAAAAGGATCTTTGTGACTTTCTGAGAGAGAAGCGACTAAATTCTAATACCTTCTAATTTGAgactaaaatttattgaaacctGTCAAAGTTTCTGCTAGCAATAGACAAAACAAGATacccagaaaataaaatgtcGATTGAGATAGAGAGAAATGGGACCATTTGACTTAAGTGGAAGGTCACCACCACTTATATAACTTTTGTCACAACTGGCATTGATAATATTCTTTAGTAGCTGTCATTGGGTTCTGTAGATAATCTATTAATCAGATATCAGTAATAAACATTTCACAGTAAAGTGGCCAGTTTCTCAGTTAAGTGATGGGTTTTTTCAGCCTCATGGTAATGTGCTTGAGTTCTGACTTCAGAACTAGAATAGAGTCAGCTTGGCTGACTACTTCAATAAGACTGATAGTGTTGATAAACTTTAGtgaaaatgacttattttataaTACAGATTAAGAAAACAACATTTTAGATTCTCATGTGCCCGAATGACTCTTATTGAGAGAGAACTAGTTTATGGACATTTTCTAAAACTATCTATGCCAATGGCACCCAATTTGTTTGCTAAGATCCAGCAGGGAGCTGACTGGAAGTGATTGGTGAGTGCAAATGCACAAAAACATTACCCatagagtaaatgaataaaaacttgtgtatatctatctacctacttACATACCTGGCATatctatatgcacacacatgtgtatttATGTTCACATGTAGATTATTTTTCTGGTCATTCTCTAGTTCCTTAAACTTTTTAGATCCTACAATTGCAATTACTCTTCTATGGAAGAACCATGACATTTTGTGTAaaagtggtctttttttttttttttcttgtcttcaacttgtattttaagttccagagtacatgtgcaggaggtgcagttttattacataggtaaatatgtgctatggtggtttgctgcacaaatcaacccatcatccaggtattaagcctagcatccattagctattcttcctgatactATCGCTCCCTCCAGCTTCCAAGAGGCctcggtgtgtgttgttccccgacatgtgtccatgtgttctcatcattcagttcccacttataagggagaatatgcagttgggttttctgtttctgtattagtttgctgaggataagtCTTCCACATCCATTCATGtcactgcaaagaacatgatctcattctttttatagctgcatagtattccatggtgtgtatgtaccacattttctttatccagtctatcatcaatggtcatttgggttgattccatgtgtttgccattgtaaatagtgctgcaatgaacatatgtgtgcatgtatctttataatagaatgatttatattcctttgggtatatacccagtaatgagactgctgggtcaaatggtgtttctttttctagatctttgaggaatcagcacactgtcttccacaagggttgaactcacactcccaccaacagtgtaaaagtgttcctttttctctgcaatctcaccagcatcCGTTGTTTCTTGACTGTAAAAGTGGTCTTTATTCTAAAAGATTTAGAAATTAATGCTGTAGGCTACAGAGTGAGTTTTTGCTTCTATGGATTATAAACTCAGttaaaaaattgatttgaaaGCTAATTATACAAGCTTGAGGAGTTACatcctttctattttcttataaaattctcAGTTGCTATAATTAATCTGGAAAGTTTTGTGtgtaataaaaagtgataaaagagaaaaggaatgaaactGTAAGCATCTATTACTTGACCGTCAGATCAATCTAATTAGAAGATTATCTCAGCAGTTTATTAACCTGTGCTAGTCGTCAAATGTGGACATTTAGGCAATCAAACCACCCCTGGTTGCCTATTTCCTGTTTCTTAAGTCTGTTCTTTAGTTTCACATGCGGCCTCTGTTTTCAACTCAGTATTTACTTCACCCTTTTCCTCAAGCTCCCTGTGATGATTTCGAAGTAAGGGAGTGTTCAGATTTGTGTTCATCGTAAGATAGAGCTTAAGTTATCAATGTGTATAATTTGTTGTTTAGACTTGTGTTCATTGTAAGATAGAGATTATCAATCAGTATGATTTATTAAATAGCTGTATGACCTCACAAACTTGCTAAACATGATTTAACAAATCAGGTTAATCTAATAAACATTTACACAGTGTTTGCTGTCAAAACTAGAACTCTGGAAATTTGGTCCCAGGATCTGTGTCCTGAAGTTATCTTACATGTCTCATGGACATTGCATTACCTCATAGACATTTTGTGATCATCAAAAACATTTCTGTATCTCAAAGTGTGTTTTGAAGCTTTACGTTAGTCTTAGTTATAAAGATGATATTACTATCAGTAAAGTTCCTAATGATTTttgtgatttaattatttttgtactaATCATACTGAATTCTGCATTTCCTATTCAGTAGACACTAGTTATGAGACATCTCCATTTTTCATCAAACCTCTACAGTTTCCTGTTTCAGTTGCAATACACGTATACCTTACTTTCATCTATGgcctatgttttaaaatttcttgttcaagagaacaaatacaaaaaaaaaaaaaaaaccatgaaggaCTGAACTGATGCTATGGCTTCCTGCTTGCAGTGAATCAGATCTCTTGATCCATGACCTAATGAAAGTACTATTTGTTCCTTCTCTTTGAACTCTCTAAACTCCTATTAGTTTGGATGCCTTTGATTTGAGGACTCTTGATAATAATTATGTGTGCCATTTAGCCTTCTTTGTGTCATTTAGCTTTTTTTCTGCTAATTAGTAGAAAATTGTTATTCAAAATGATGAAATGTTTCCACAGAGCTGCTTTATATACTGCATGTCTCCCACTACTCTCTGACCCCTAGGAGAAAACATAGCTCTTCAAATGATGCTATATAATGAAGAAAACATCACAGACTGGACAGTGGTTggtaatttagttttatttattactaaTCCTTGCACTCACTGTGCTTTACTTTTCAGGGAtgctgatttttatttcaaacttcTACATATAACAGATGGCATTTAGTTTTGTGCAGAAATCAATTGGTTTTGCAAAATCACGGCACTCATGTCTACATTTGCCTCTAATGATAAAGCAACTATAGGTGTCTTTCATGGCACATTTCACtgttaaaagggggaaaaaaagcacgTAAACCATTGAGTCATTATAAATGCCTTAAGGTCCTACCTTGGGATAAATCAGTTGTCGATGTGAAAAGAAGTCTATCACTTGCATTCTGGGGCAGGGATTTGGGAAGtcatttgttttgctatttttctagTGATGATTGTTTTGTGacactttttgtttcattctcaGTTTCCTCTCCAAATTCTGGCTTTATCCACTAGTTGTTAAAGCTTAGTTTTCCGTgagaatttctaaataaaaattgttaagttCCAAGTAGTTCTGCAATGAACACCACATAGTTCTATGGCTACTTACCTACTACCCACctaacatgatttttttaaatgacaattttattgaggtatagttgCTATAAAaagaactgcacatatttaatgtgtacataTTGATGAATTTGGGCATATACAAATATCtatgatcccatcacctcccaaaggcttttttctccaattaaaaaaaaaattaatcatttaaacatttttagttttaggATTTAAAGTGGGAAGATTCGTTAATGTTCCTTAAATTGCTATCTTGCTTGAATATTTTGTATAAATCTCTTTTATTAGAAGAGTGAAAAAAACCTAGCAGATACTGGGATAAGAGAGGTTCTTTGAATAGTCACAAAGATTTGAGCCTAGGCAGGAAACTGGTTTGCTGGGAGGATGAGTGTTGTTATGAATGACAAGCCTTaagttcaaagagaaagaagtaacaTCTCTTAGCATCTCCTTATGTTTCCTTGCTTCAGAGTCTTCTCCTTTATAAAGTCCTCAGTATTGCATCATCATAGCATATACCAACTGATGAACTAATCCACATCTGGCCATAAGACTTAATGTTTCATCTcttcaagaaacatttaaatttttagaaaggtCACATAAGGAGGAAGATGCCCAAAGTAATAGCATTAAATGTAATGGTAAATTATCAAATATCAGTGATGAAGGTATGTCAACAGCGCTCTTTCCCTAGGTTCTCAACATATAGGATCCAACTGAGACGGAGTCAAAGGTACTGATAATCCAGTTCACGCCATCTGCTTTCAGTGAAGTTATGTTAGCATACAGTCTTACTATTATTTGAGTAACTagacattttaggaaaaaattgaacatatgattttgaattttttgccaAATATTTTAGGTAATGAGATATGCTTTTTCACTATTTAAATTAATGATAGATATCTCCTTATTTGTATTATCTAGAGAGATGCTATTTATTGCCTTTGATGCCAGAGGGAAAAAGCATTATCTTGCCAACTTAAAAATGCATCCTCAGATTACACTGTCCTACATGAGGGGTGTGATGCGTGTATGTTGACTTAATTGGAATTTACAAATAATAGAAGATGACAGCTGTCAAGCActagtattaaaaaaagaatagcattATTTAAGTGGGAATTGTAAATTAGCATTTTTCCACTAGTGACAAAACAACAAATAGCTTCTCTCTAGATAATAGCTatgtataacataaaaatatatatttatgcacaAGAAGGAATCacaaatttttcaatttttagatgAATCTATGCACATACATTCACATTGTCTCTTGGGTTTataatgaaactgaaaatgtca comes from Theropithecus gelada isolate Dixy chromosome 4, Tgel_1.0, whole genome shotgun sequence and encodes:
- the DEFB133 gene encoding beta-defensin 133, whose protein sequence is MKIPVFVFVLFFFLAPLPHVKCAMKDTYSCFIIRGKCRHECRDFAKPIDFCTKLNAICYM